Proteins co-encoded in one Mycobacterium mantenii genomic window:
- the whiB1 gene encoding transcriptional regulator WhiB1 yields MDWRHKAVCRDEDPELFFPVGNSGPALAQIADAKLVCNRCPVTTDCLGWALNTGQDSGVWGGMSEDERRALKRRNARTKARSGV; encoded by the coding sequence ATGGATTGGCGCCACAAGGCGGTCTGTCGTGACGAAGACCCGGAGCTGTTCTTCCCGGTAGGGAACAGTGGCCCGGCGCTCGCGCAGATCGCTGACGCGAAACTGGTCTGTAATCGGTGCCCGGTGACCACAGATTGCCTCGGTTGGGCCCTGAACACGGGCCAGGACTCGGGCGTATGGGGCGGCATGAGCGAAGACGAGCGACGTGCACTGAAGCGCCGCAACGCCCGGACGAAGGCCCGCAGCGGGGTATAA